The proteins below are encoded in one region of Nocardioides marmorisolisilvae:
- a CDS encoding thiamine pyrophosphate-requiring protein, whose protein sequence is MSQTVADYLLERLRDWGVKEVFAYPGDGINGILAAFGRADNQPRFIQSRHEEMSAFEAVGFSKFTGRIGVCMATSGPGAVHLLNGLYDAKLDHVPVVAIVGQTNRSAMGGSYQQEIDLRSLYKDVAEYVETVTVPEQLPNVLDRAIKVATGRRAVATVIIHADVQELEYSAPTHEFKMVPSSIAAPSSPVVVPEDASVRQAADVLNAGKKVAMLVGAGAAGARAEVEQVAELLGAGVAKALLGKDVLSDELPYVTGSIGLLGTRASYELMEGCDTLLTVGSSFPYTQFMPEFGQARGVQIDLDPTFIGMRYPYEVNLVGDAAATLRALIPMLERQEDRSWREKVELNVHDWWESMAAEAAVEAEPINPMRLFSECSTRLPDDAIIVADSGSAANWYARQLKFRGQMRGSLSGTLATMGPGVPYGIGAKFGHPDRPVVVFEGDGAMQMNGMAELITISRYWKDWADPRLVVAVLHNNDLNQVTWEMRAMGAAPKFVESQTLPDVSYADFARQLGLAAEHLDDPDQLGPAWDRALSADRPTLLDVRVDPNIPPIPPHATFDQAKSTAEALAKGDTDRWEVIKEGLKTKAREVMPHHS, encoded by the coding sequence ATGAGCCAAACCGTTGCTGACTACCTGCTCGAACGACTCCGTGACTGGGGTGTCAAGGAGGTCTTCGCCTATCCGGGTGACGGGATCAACGGGATCCTGGCCGCCTTCGGGCGCGCCGACAACCAACCGCGATTCATCCAGTCGCGCCACGAGGAGATGTCCGCCTTCGAAGCGGTCGGCTTCAGCAAGTTCACCGGCCGGATCGGGGTCTGCATGGCCACCTCCGGGCCCGGTGCGGTGCACCTGCTCAATGGGCTCTACGACGCCAAGCTCGACCACGTCCCGGTGGTCGCGATCGTCGGCCAGACGAACCGCTCCGCGATGGGCGGCTCCTACCAGCAGGAGATCGACCTCCGGTCGCTCTACAAGGACGTGGCCGAGTACGTCGAGACCGTCACCGTTCCCGAGCAGCTGCCCAACGTGCTCGATCGGGCCATCAAGGTGGCCACCGGCCGACGCGCAGTCGCGACCGTCATCATCCACGCCGACGTGCAGGAGCTTGAGTACTCAGCGCCGACCCACGAGTTCAAGATGGTGCCGTCGAGCATCGCCGCGCCGTCCTCGCCCGTCGTCGTACCCGAGGACGCGTCGGTGCGGCAGGCAGCCGACGTACTCAACGCCGGCAAGAAGGTCGCGATGCTCGTCGGGGCGGGCGCCGCCGGTGCCCGTGCCGAGGTCGAGCAGGTGGCCGAGCTGCTCGGGGCCGGGGTGGCCAAGGCGCTGCTGGGCAAGGACGTGCTCTCCGATGAGCTGCCCTACGTGACCGGCTCCATCGGCCTGCTGGGCACCCGCGCGAGCTATGAGCTGATGGAGGGCTGCGACACCTTGCTCACCGTCGGCTCGAGCTTCCCCTACACACAGTTCATGCCGGAGTTCGGGCAGGCGCGAGGGGTGCAGATCGACCTCGACCCGACCTTCATCGGGATGCGGTACCCCTACGAGGTCAACCTCGTCGGTGATGCCGCGGCCACGCTGCGAGCGCTGATCCCGATGCTGGAGCGTCAGGAGGACCGCAGCTGGCGCGAGAAGGTCGAGCTCAACGTGCACGACTGGTGGGAGAGCATGGCCGCCGAGGCTGCCGTCGAGGCGGAGCCGATCAACCCGATGCGGCTGTTCAGCGAGTGCTCCACGCGGTTGCCCGACGACGCCATCATCGTGGCCGACTCAGGTTCGGCGGCCAACTGGTACGCACGCCAGCTGAAGTTCCGTGGCCAGATGCGTGGCTCGCTGTCCGGCACCCTCGCGACGATGGGCCCGGGCGTTCCGTACGGCATCGGTGCCAAGTTCGGTCACCCCGACCGGCCGGTCGTGGTGTTCGAGGGTGACGGCGCGATGCAGATGAACGGCATGGCCGAGCTGATCACGATCTCGCGCTACTGGAAGGACTGGGCAGATCCGCGGCTTGTCGTCGCGGTCCTCCACAACAACGACCTCAACCAGGTCACCTGGGAGATGCGGGCGATGGGTGCGGCTCCGAAGTTCGTGGAGTCCCAAACTCTGCCCGACGTCTCGTACGCCGACTTTGCCCGGCAGCTCGGCCTCGCCGCCGAGCACCTCGATGACCCCGACCAGCTCGGACCCGCTTGGGACCGGGCGCTGTCCGCGGACCGACCGACGCTGCTCGACGTACGCGTCGACCCGAACATCCCGCCGATCCCGCCGCACGCGACCTTCGATCAGGCCAAGTCCACGGCCGAGGCGTTGGCCAAGGGCGACACCGATCGGTGGGAGGTCATCAAGGAGGGTCTGAAGACCAAGGCGCGTGAAGTGATGCCGCATCACAGCTGA
- a CDS encoding DUF6328 family protein — protein MDRSERDIESHETPAQRLDRNWAELIQELRVTQTGIQVLTGFLLTVPFSHRFASLTTLQRDLYLGVLTGAVLSTALIMTPGACHRMLFRRGKRPWLVATANRFALAGLGMIALTTGGVAFLVFDITAGLPAGIVAGVVAWVVFVLLWVVFPLVRPRSEKVDQPGPAPARRG, from the coding sequence ATGGATCGGTCCGAGCGCGACATCGAATCCCACGAGACCCCCGCGCAACGATTGGACCGCAACTGGGCCGAGCTGATCCAGGAACTGCGTGTCACCCAGACAGGCATCCAGGTGCTCACCGGATTCCTGCTCACCGTGCCGTTCAGCCACCGCTTCGCAAGCCTCACCACGCTCCAGCGCGACCTCTACCTGGGGGTGCTCACCGGCGCAGTCCTCTCCACGGCCCTGATCATGACGCCCGGTGCCTGCCACCGGATGCTGTTCCGTCGGGGCAAGCGGCCCTGGCTGGTGGCCACGGCGAACAGGTTCGCCCTGGCCGGTCTCGGGATGATCGCGCTCACCACGGGCGGCGTCGCGTTCCTGGTCTTCGACATCACCGCAGGGCTCCCGGCCGGGATCGTCGCAGGTGTGGTCGCCTGGGTCGTCTTCGTGCTGTTGTGGGTGGTGTTCCCCTTGGTCCGGCCACGGTCGGAGAAGGTGGACCAGCCCGGGCCGGCGCCTGCCCGTCGGGGTTGA
- a CDS encoding SGNH/GDSL hydrolase family protein yields MRTRRSLALLLAPLVFAGLWVAAPAQADGPGSGTPWVVSVGDSYISGEAGRWAGNSNVSPSYIDALGGTAYYDNPTNTAEQIPRCHRSKSAEIYIGGGVNGLNLACSGAETSTYTDSSGYFKPGLDFYNSNGQQGQALMLQNFAATHNVTMVAVSIGGNDFNFAGIVTDCVADFLGSPSWWPNYCKDDSTVTSEMTSSNVAAVKAKIATAYQNIRQAMRNAGYADNSWTLLVQNYPSPLPNGSGFRYSQSGYTRQSTGGCGFWNADADYANGTLLPTINNTVTGAIGSSGLTNTRTLNLASAFNGRRLCENTVGLLEEEGLTSWTQPGAVNKTEWINQIRTTSTAGSSPYYIQESLHPNYWGQLALRSCVRQAYNAGSPKSGTCTISSTGLTNGEPRMSLH; encoded by the coding sequence ATGCGCACGCGACGTTCGCTCGCGCTGCTTCTCGCACCTCTCGTGTTCGCCGGCCTGTGGGTCGCCGCTCCCGCGCAGGCCGACGGGCCCGGTTCGGGGACCCCATGGGTCGTGTCGGTCGGCGACTCCTACATCTCCGGCGAGGCAGGCCGCTGGGCCGGCAACTCCAATGTCAGTCCGTCCTACATCGATGCCCTCGGCGGCACTGCGTACTACGACAACCCGACCAACACCGCCGAGCAGATTCCACGCTGCCACCGCAGCAAGTCCGCGGAGATCTACATCGGCGGCGGGGTGAACGGCCTCAACCTGGCCTGCTCCGGAGCCGAGACGTCGACCTACACCGACTCCAGCGGCTACTTCAAGCCCGGTCTGGACTTCTACAACAGCAACGGCCAGCAGGGCCAAGCGCTGATGCTGCAGAACTTCGCCGCCACTCACAACGTCACGATGGTCGCGGTCTCCATCGGCGGCAACGACTTCAATTTCGCCGGCATCGTCACCGACTGCGTCGCCGACTTCCTCGGCTCGCCGTCGTGGTGGCCCAACTACTGCAAGGACGACAGCACGGTGACCTCAGAGATGACGTCGTCCAACGTGGCCGCAGTCAAGGCGAAGATCGCCACCGCTTATCAGAACATCCGACAGGCGATGCGCAACGCCGGGTACGCCGACAACAGCTGGACCCTGCTCGTGCAGAACTACCCTTCGCCGCTCCCCAACGGCTCCGGCTTCCGATACAGCCAGAGCGGCTACACCCGGCAGAGCACCGGCGGCTGCGGCTTCTGGAACGCCGACGCCGACTACGCCAACGGCACCCTGCTGCCAACCATCAACAACACCGTGACCGGGGCGATCGGTTCCAGCGGACTGACCAATACCAGGACGCTGAACCTCGCCAGCGCGTTCAACGGCCGTCGGCTCTGCGAGAACACCGTCGGGCTGCTCGAGGAGGAGGGCCTCACGTCGTGGACCCAGCCCGGGGCGGTCAACAAGACCGAGTGGATCAACCAGATCCGTACGACGTCTACCGCGGGCAGCAGCCCCTACTACATCCAGGAGTCGCTGCACCCGAACTACTGGGGCCAGCTCGCCTTGCGCTCGTGCGTGCGTCAGGCCTACAACGCAGGCAGCCCGAAGTCGGGCACCTGCACGATCTCCAGCACCGGCTTGACCAACGGTGAGCCGCGGATGTCTCTGCACTGA
- a CDS encoding MmcQ/YjbR family DNA-binding protein, with translation MAVIEDVRPLGSELERSYEVYVRGRLKFRVKQIVYVAFSLDETVMEFAFPKEERAALVESEPHKFQMPSTSDLRFHWVRADLEALEPTEAREFVVDAWRMVVPKKVSRAYDLTHPNGPG, from the coding sequence ATGGCCGTGATCGAGGACGTCCGGCCGCTTGGCTCCGAGTTGGAGCGCTCCTACGAGGTGTACGTACGCGGCCGCCTGAAGTTCCGCGTGAAGCAGATCGTCTACGTGGCGTTCTCCCTCGACGAGACCGTCATGGAGTTCGCTTTCCCCAAGGAGGAACGTGCGGCGCTCGTGGAAAGCGAACCGCACAAGTTCCAGATGCCGTCGACCTCGGACCTGCGCTTCCACTGGGTCCGCGCCGACCTTGAGGCCCTGGAACCGACCGAGGCCCGAGAGTTCGTCGTCGACGCGTGGCGCATGGTCGTCCCGAAGAAGGTCTCCCGCGCATACGACCTCACCCATCCGAACGGCCCGGGTTAA
- a CDS encoding NADP-dependent oxidoreductase, producing the protein MKEPSANTSASTSRAVQFVESFGGPEALSVREVPVPQAGAGQIRVRVNAAGLNPMDWFMTSDAETAARFGLSLPCGFGTDYAGVVDQVGDDVRRFAVGDRVFGGALSRAVASYVVVDESGIIAAGGEAHRTPDGVDDRTAATLAIAGCTAAAALAVINPGPTDTVLIGGAGGGVGVFAVQLARLAGARVIGTGSASSADALRALGSEPVTYGDGLVDRVRALAPAGVTSAMDLHGTDTAQAARELGVPDERITTIAAQVDGITPANGGNAAPGAIEEIAGLVAAGQLRVPIAATFPVEQIRAAIDLQAGRHVHGKVVIDLVASRPSRG; encoded by the coding sequence ATGAAAGAACCGAGCGCCAACACGTCGGCGAGCACGAGCCGGGCCGTCCAGTTCGTCGAGTCGTTCGGCGGGCCGGAGGCTTTGAGCGTCCGGGAGGTACCCGTACCGCAGGCCGGAGCGGGACAGATTCGGGTGCGGGTCAACGCGGCTGGCCTGAACCCGATGGACTGGTTCATGACCTCTGATGCAGAGACTGCCGCGCGATTCGGCTTGAGCCTGCCTTGCGGGTTCGGCACCGACTATGCCGGGGTGGTGGATCAGGTCGGTGACGACGTCCGCCGCTTCGCGGTCGGTGACCGGGTGTTCGGCGGCGCCCTGTCCCGCGCCGTTGCCAGCTACGTCGTCGTGGACGAGTCGGGCATCATCGCGGCGGGCGGCGAGGCGCACCGTACCCCTGACGGCGTCGACGACCGCACCGCTGCCACCCTCGCGATTGCGGGCTGTACGGCGGCCGCAGCCCTGGCCGTGATCAATCCTGGCCCGACCGACACGGTGCTCATCGGCGGCGCAGGCGGCGGAGTAGGCGTGTTCGCCGTCCAACTCGCGCGCCTCGCGGGCGCGCGAGTGATCGGGACCGGGTCGGCAAGCTCAGCCGATGCGCTGCGCGCCCTGGGGTCCGAGCCGGTCACCTACGGCGATGGTCTGGTCGACCGGGTCCGCGCGTTGGCTCCCGCTGGCGTCACCTCGGCGATGGACCTCCACGGAACCGACACGGCGCAGGCCGCGCGCGAGCTCGGCGTACCCGACGAGCGCATCACCACCATTGCCGCCCAAGTCGATGGGATCACACCTGCGAACGGCGGCAACGCAGCGCCGGGCGCCATCGAGGAGATCGCTGGCCTGGTTGCGGCCGGTCAACTCCGAGTACCGATCGCGGCCACCTTTCCGGTAGAGCAGATCCGCGCTGCAATCGATCTTCAGGCGGGGCGGCACGTGCACGGCAAGGTCGTCATTGATCTCGTGGCCTCGAGGCCTTCTCGAGGGTAG
- a CDS encoding VOC family protein, whose translation MSSPRITLGAINSEATDPEALARFWAAVIGSSQESAGGSVYLPPAQPGGLAMFFQPFNGPRPDRQTMHLDLTVPWGERRMEVARLEKLGATTRWHVLDEYPHVQWTTMADPEGNLFCLAEHPPKS comes from the coding sequence ATGTCGTCTCCCCGAATCACGCTCGGCGCGATCAACAGTGAGGCCACCGATCCTGAGGCACTTGCGCGGTTCTGGGCGGCTGTCATCGGGAGCAGCCAAGAGTCGGCCGGGGGCTCGGTCTATCTGCCTCCGGCCCAGCCGGGTGGTCTCGCCATGTTCTTTCAACCTTTCAACGGTCCCCGGCCTGACCGCCAGACGATGCACCTTGACCTGACCGTCCCTTGGGGGGAGCGGCGTATGGAGGTCGCTCGATTGGAGAAGCTCGGCGCGACCACGCGCTGGCATGTGTTGGACGAGTACCCGCATGTGCAGTGGACGACGATGGCCGACCCCGAGGGCAATCTCTTCTGCCTCGCGGAGCACCCGCCCAAGTCCTGA